Proteins co-encoded in one Methylobacterium sp. WL1 genomic window:
- a CDS encoding glutathione binding-like protein has translation MIDLYYWPTPNGHKVTMFLEEAGIPYQIKAINIGKGEQFNPDFLKIAPNNRMPAIVDHEPAGGGAPVSLFESGAILLYLAEKAGRFIPSDPRGRAEVLQWLFWQMGGLGPMLGQNHHFSQYAPEKIDYAIARYVNETNRLYGVLDRRLADRTFVAGSDYSIADMACYPWIVPWEKQGQDLDQHPNLKRWFTAIAERPATQAAYARAPEINPDHGKTMSEDAKKVMFGQTAATTQR, from the coding sequence ATGATCGATCTGTACTATTGGCCGACGCCGAACGGCCATAAGGTCACGATGTTCCTCGAAGAGGCGGGTATTCCTTACCAGATCAAGGCGATCAACATCGGCAAGGGCGAACAATTCAATCCGGATTTCCTCAAGATCGCCCCAAACAACCGCATGCCGGCGATCGTGGATCACGAGCCGGCGGGCGGCGGCGCTCCGGTTTCCCTGTTCGAATCGGGCGCGATCCTGTTGTATCTCGCCGAGAAAGCCGGCCGCTTCATCCCGAGCGATCCGCGTGGCCGGGCCGAGGTCCTGCAATGGCTGTTCTGGCAGATGGGCGGGCTCGGGCCGATGCTGGGCCAGAACCATCACTTCTCGCAATACGCCCCCGAGAAGATCGATTACGCGATCGCGCGCTACGTCAACGAGACCAACCGGCTCTACGGCGTGCTCGACCGGCGGCTGGCCGATCGCACCTTCGTCGCGGGCTCGGATTACTCGATTGCCGACATGGCCTGCTACCCGTGGATCGTGCCGTGGGAGAAGCAGGGCCAGGACCTCGACCAGCATCCCAACCTCAAGCGCTGGTTCACGGCCATCGCGGAGCGGCCCGCGACCCAGGCTGCCTACGCCCGAGCGCCGGAGATCAACCCCGACCACGGCAAGACCATGAGCGAGGACGCCAAGAAGGTAATGTTCGGCCAGACCGCCGCCACCACCCAGCGCTGA
- a CDS encoding ETC complex I subunit, producing MPSARIFRPSRDATQSGQARTKQWLLEFDQTSPREIDPLMGWNGSADMMQQVRLEFDTEEEAVAYAKREGIAYRVEQPAKPVFRKGLSYSDNFKFNRTAPWTH from the coding sequence ATGCCGAGCGCCCGCATCTTCCGCCCCTCCCGGGACGCCACGCAGTCGGGCCAGGCCCGCACGAAGCAGTGGCTTCTCGAGTTCGACCAGACCAGCCCGCGCGAGATCGATCCGCTGATGGGCTGGAACGGATCGGCCGACATGATGCAGCAGGTACGCCTGGAGTTCGACACGGAGGAGGAGGCGGTCGCCTACGCCAAGCGCGAGGGCATCGCCTACCGGGTCGAACAGCCGGCCAAGCCGGTGTTCCGCAAGGGCCTGTCCTACTCGGATAACTTCAAGTTCAACCGCACGGCGCCCTGGACCCACTGA
- a CDS encoding nucleoside deaminase has translation MSEHESYIREAVALAEANVLAGGSPYGAVIVRDGAVLVRAANTVHATNDPTGHAEMVALREASQMLARRDLSDCVMYASGRPCPMCHAAMRLAGFREGYFAFSAEEAEEHGAGSASIYAELCRPLDEQPMRLSQIRPAGEAPYAAWKARRGS, from the coding sequence ATGTCGGAGCACGAGAGCTATATCCGCGAAGCAGTCGCGCTGGCCGAGGCGAACGTTCTGGCCGGCGGATCTCCGTACGGCGCGGTGATCGTGCGCGACGGCGCCGTCCTGGTCCGGGCTGCCAACACCGTGCACGCCACCAACGACCCGACCGGGCATGCCGAGATGGTGGCGCTGCGCGAGGCCAGCCAAATGCTGGCGCGACGCGACCTCTCCGATTGCGTGATGTACGCGAGCGGGCGCCCCTGCCCGATGTGCCATGCGGCGATGCGGCTCGCCGGCTTCCGCGAAGGCTACTTCGCCTTCTCGGCGGAGGAAGCGGAGGAGCACGGAGCCGGCAGCGCGAGCATCTACGCGGAACTGTGCCGCCCCCTGGACGAACAGCCGATGCGACTCAGCCAGATCCGGCCGGCGGGCGAAGCGCCCTACGCGGCGTGGAAAGCGCGCCGCGGTTCGTGA
- a CDS encoding SMP-30/gluconolactonase/LRE family protein encodes MWTPSARYPDPAVEILDASFARYRVFSAAVERLATGCRWSEGPVWFGDGRYLLWSDIPNNRILRWDEETGAVGTFRRPSGFANGNTRDRQGRLVTCEHGGRRVVRTEYDGSLTVLADAIEGRRLNAPNDLVTARDGAVWFTDPTFGISGYYEGERAESELPQNVYRLDAETGALDVVAHDIAGPNGLCFSPDESRLYLVESRGEPTRRIVAFDVVGGRTLRDRRVLIDAGPGTPDGIRCDQDGNLWCGWGMGDDALDGVMVFNPEGRLIGRIHLPERCANLCFGGRHRNRLFMAASQSLYALYVDTQGCPGG; translated from the coding sequence GTGTGGACGCCAAGCGCGCGCTACCCCGACCCGGCGGTCGAGATCCTCGACGCGTCGTTCGCCCGCTACCGGGTGTTCAGCGCGGCGGTCGAGCGCCTCGCCACCGGCTGCCGCTGGAGCGAGGGGCCGGTCTGGTTCGGGGATGGGCGCTATCTCCTGTGGAGCGATATCCCGAACAACCGGATCCTGCGCTGGGACGAGGAGACCGGCGCCGTCGGCACGTTCCGCCGGCCGTCGGGTTTCGCCAACGGCAACACCCGAGACCGCCAGGGGCGGCTCGTCACTTGTGAGCATGGCGGCCGCCGGGTGGTGCGGACCGAGTATGACGGGTCGCTCACCGTGCTGGCCGACGCCATCGAGGGCCGGCGCCTCAACGCACCGAACGACCTCGTCACCGCGCGCGACGGCGCGGTGTGGTTCACGGATCCGACCTTCGGGATTTCGGGCTACTACGAGGGCGAGCGCGCCGAATCCGAGCTCCCCCAGAACGTCTACCGGTTGGACGCGGAGACCGGCGCCCTGGACGTGGTCGCGCACGACATCGCCGGTCCGAACGGCCTGTGCTTCTCACCGGACGAATCGCGGCTCTACCTCGTGGAATCCCGCGGCGAGCCGACCCGGCGCATCGTCGCCTTCGACGTGGTCGGCGGCCGGACCCTGCGCGACCGCCGGGTGCTGATCGATGCCGGGCCTGGCACGCCGGACGGGATCCGCTGCGATCAGGACGGCAATCTCTGGTGCGGCTGGGGCATGGGTGACGACGCCCTCGACGGCGTCATGGTGTTCAACCCGGAGGGCCGCCTGATCGGCCGCATCCACCTGCCGGAGCGCTGCGCCAATCTGTGCTTCGGCGGCCGGCACCGGAACCGCCTGTTCATGGCGGCGAGCCAGTCGCTCTACGCCCTCTACGTGGACACGCAGGGCTGCCCCGGCGGATGA
- a CDS encoding EAL domain-containing protein, whose protein sequence is MTIHDLEEAAPGTAVSGDPGRLQALVRRDQLEAVRGSVLTAIPVNMLLGLASVLVAFQGGNGRAGVVWYAASTAANILRIGLCRSSCPGLALTAEMPPDMARAASRSVEGHLRACTVAAFLSGLVWAFQPLLCAGYTSAQALFYLTITCGITAGAVTHGTAYARIPFSFILLPLLSVAFCLFGGGGFDRCCLAACVLLYLAALSRTAFQSEAGYREASRLKNDATALARSRAEAQASATALVEEMRWRATHDDLTGLLNRAGFIQQAEDRLGTHADTGSTGAAGLRFGAGTACLLLDLDGFKSVNDVYGHQTGDRVLVEVARRVRAALPPGGLAARLGGDEFAVLYDPVAANMPYADLAAGLIAAVAQPFDGFDEGRLGVSIGVHAQPEPDLMAMLSCADEALYASKAAGRNRFRLFDAGLRDCLEMRRELERDLSHALVENALEVWFQPIYALDARTLVGLEALVRWHHPRLGWIAPPDLIAAAGMAGLTESLLRFILDQVCRMMEILRARGLGTVRVAMNVSPREMAQIPVDEIVIARLVALDLPAALLEIEITEETALDLGAVQGKLQALSRAGIRVALDDFGIGYSSLSSLRQLRADRIKIDRSFVTGLSTCDDKRGLVLAVLGLGTLLGLEVVAEGVESQDDLQMLQSMGCPFLQGYHLGRPMPVQTLEATLFPDRTQAA, encoded by the coding sequence ATGACAATTCACGACCTGGAGGAAGCGGCCCCCGGGACGGCAGTCTCCGGCGATCCCGGGCGGCTGCAGGCGCTGGTCCGCCGGGATCAGCTCGAGGCCGTGCGCGGCAGCGTCCTCACCGCGATTCCGGTCAACATGCTGCTCGGGCTCGCCAGTGTCCTGGTGGCGTTCCAGGGCGGCAACGGCCGCGCCGGGGTGGTCTGGTACGCGGCCTCGACTGCGGCCAATATCCTGCGCATCGGCCTGTGCCGGTCGTCGTGTCCGGGGCTCGCCCTGACGGCCGAGATGCCGCCGGACATGGCCAGGGCCGCCTCGCGCTCGGTCGAGGGACACCTGCGCGCCTGCACCGTCGCGGCCTTCCTGTCGGGGCTGGTCTGGGCGTTCCAGCCGCTGCTCTGCGCGGGCTACACCTCGGCGCAGGCCCTGTTCTACCTCACCATCACCTGCGGCATTACCGCCGGCGCCGTCACCCACGGGACGGCCTATGCCCGCATCCCGTTCAGCTTCATCCTGCTGCCGCTGCTGTCGGTGGCGTTCTGCCTGTTCGGCGGCGGCGGGTTCGACCGCTGCTGCCTGGCGGCCTGCGTGCTGCTCTATCTCGCCGCCCTGTCCCGCACCGCGTTCCAGAGCGAGGCGGGTTACCGCGAGGCGAGCCGGCTGAAGAACGACGCCACCGCGCTGGCCCGCTCCCGCGCCGAGGCGCAGGCCAGCGCCACCGCGCTGGTGGAGGAGATGCGCTGGCGCGCGACCCACGACGACCTCACCGGCCTGCTCAACCGGGCCGGCTTCATCCAGCAGGCCGAGGACCGCCTCGGGACGCACGCGGATACCGGTTCGACCGGCGCGGCCGGGCTCCGCTTCGGCGCCGGCACCGCCTGCCTGCTGCTCGACCTCGACGGCTTCAAGTCGGTCAACGACGTCTACGGCCACCAGACCGGCGATCGGGTGCTGGTCGAGGTCGCGCGGCGGGTGCGCGCCGCCCTGCCGCCGGGCGGCCTCGCCGCGCGGCTCGGTGGGGATGAGTTCGCGGTGCTGTACGATCCCGTCGCCGCAAACATGCCCTACGCGGATCTCGCCGCCGGCCTCATCGCGGCGGTCGCCCAGCCGTTCGACGGCTTCGACGAGGGGCGGCTCGGGGTCAGCATCGGCGTCCACGCCCAACCCGAACCCGACCTGATGGCGATGCTCAGCTGCGCCGACGAGGCGCTGTACGCCTCGAAGGCTGCGGGCCGGAACCGCTTCCGGCTGTTCGACGCCGGCCTGCGTGACTGCCTGGAGATGCGGCGCGAGCTGGAGCGCGACCTGTCGCACGCGCTGGTCGAGAACGCCCTCGAGGTCTGGTTCCAGCCGATCTACGCCCTGGACGCCCGGACGCTGGTCGGGCTCGAGGCGCTGGTGCGCTGGCACCACCCCCGCCTCGGCTGGATCGCGCCCCCCGACCTGATCGCCGCCGCCGGCATGGCCGGGCTGACCGAGTCGCTCCTGCGCTTCATCCTCGATCAGGTCTGCCGGATGATGGAGATCCTGCGTGCCCGGGGCCTCGGCACCGTCCGGGTGGCGATGAACGTCTCGCCTCGGGAGATGGCGCAGATCCCGGTGGACGAGATCGTCATCGCGCGCCTCGTCGCCCTCGATCTGCCGGCTGCCCTCCTGGAGATCGAGATCACCGAGGAGACCGCCCTCGATCTCGGCGCGGTCCAGGGCAAGCTCCAGGCGCTCTCGCGCGCCGGCATCCGGGTGGCGCTCGACGATTTCGGCATCGGCTACTCGTCGCTGTCGTCGCTCCGGCAGCTCCGGGCCGACCGGATCAAGATCGACCGCAGCTTCGTCACCGGCCTCAGCACCTGCGACGACAAGCGCGGGCTGGTCCTGGCGGTGCTCGGCCTCGGCACCCTGCTCGGGCTGGAGGTCGTGGCCGAGGGGGTCGAGTCGCAGGACGACCTGCAGATGCTGCAATCGATGGGTTGCCCGTTCCTGCAGGGCTACCATCTCGGGCGGCCGATGCCGGTGCAGACCCTGGAGGCGACCCTGTTCCCCGACCGGACACAGGCAGCCTGA
- a CDS encoding spore photoproduct lyase family protein — MALTSDLLDIRTIYHEPTVGDYPIGREILTRFPDAERIPVPSHWNIPALHGNAGSVEDWVRIKRSTLVLGVKKGLTMRPNGRSAHFIAPSTSNGCAMACAYCYVPRRKGFSNPISLFVNIDQACAAIARHADRQGPLPAPDTIDPAHWIYDIGENGDLSVDAAVSSGVRTFIERFRTLPNAKASFATKAVNRDLLAYDPQGKTRIRFSLMPARIAKIVDVRTTPIPERIAAIDDFVAAGYEVHANFSPVILYEGWEADWRALFAEIDATLSDAAKAQLKCEIIMLTHNAGLHDVNLGWHPKAEDLLWRPDIQEAKVSEGGGTNLRYRTGWKGRWLARFKALLAESLPYCTVRYAF, encoded by the coding sequence ATGGCCCTCACCAGCGACCTCCTCGACATCAGGACGATCTACCACGAGCCCACGGTGGGCGATTACCCGATCGGCAGGGAGATCCTGACGCGCTTCCCCGACGCCGAGCGCATCCCCGTGCCGTCGCACTGGAATATCCCGGCGCTCCACGGGAACGCGGGATCGGTGGAGGACTGGGTCCGGATCAAGCGCTCGACCCTGGTGCTCGGCGTGAAGAAGGGCCTGACCATGCGGCCGAACGGCCGCAGCGCCCACTTCATCGCGCCCTCGACCTCGAACGGATGCGCCATGGCCTGCGCCTATTGCTACGTGCCGCGGCGCAAGGGCTTCTCGAACCCGATCTCGCTGTTCGTGAACATCGACCAGGCCTGCGCGGCGATCGCCCGGCATGCGGACCGGCAGGGCCCCCTGCCGGCCCCCGACACGATAGACCCGGCGCACTGGATCTACGACATCGGCGAGAACGGCGACCTGTCGGTGGACGCGGCGGTGAGCAGCGGCGTCCGCACCTTCATCGAGCGGTTCCGCACCCTGCCGAACGCCAAGGCGTCGTTTGCCACCAAGGCGGTCAACCGCGATCTCCTGGCCTACGACCCGCAAGGCAAGACGCGGATCCGTTTCTCGCTGATGCCTGCCCGGATCGCCAAGATCGTCGACGTGCGCACGACGCCGATCCCGGAGCGCATCGCCGCGATCGACGACTTCGTGGCCGCCGGCTACGAGGTCCACGCCAATTTCTCGCCGGTGATCCTCTACGAGGGCTGGGAGGCGGATTGGCGGGCGCTGTTCGCCGAGATCGACGCAACGCTCTCGGACGCCGCCAAGGCGCAGCTCAAGTGCGAGATCATCATGCTGACCCACAATGCGGGGCTGCACGACGTAAATCTTGGCTGGCACCCCAAGGCGGAGGATCTGCTGTGGCGGCCGGATATCCAGGAGGCGAAGGTCTCGGAGGGCGGCGGCACCAACCTGCGCTACCGGACCGGCTGGAAAGGCCGCTGGCTCGCCCGGTTCAAGGCCCTGCTGGCCGAATCCCTGCCCTATTGCACCGTGCGCTACGCGTTCTGA
- a CDS encoding alpha/beta hydrolase has protein sequence MASLRAYIGTWVVRTKVRGPLSKARNAAAFRQIFEAPAFPDPKGVTYEPGTVGGVRGEWVRPKSGPGQRMLYLHGGGFIACSPRTHRPVTGALANRGFTIFVPDYRLAPEHPFPAAIEDVTAVWQAFSADGPACVAGESAGANMALVLIGEARARGLPMPWAAALFSPATDFVSEDGSRRTNAWRDAMFDPGALAVIRTMYLGSADPADPRISPINADPTGYPPLLFHVGEREVLRDDSVRMAEKARAAGVVTELKLFPVVAHAWQFAAHMLPEARTSLDEATAFLMAHARRSATAPVGASR, from the coding sequence ATGGCGAGCCTGCGCGCGTATATCGGCACCTGGGTCGTGCGCACCAAGGTGCGCGGCCCCTTGTCGAAGGCCCGGAACGCCGCCGCGTTCCGCCAAATCTTCGAGGCGCCGGCCTTCCCCGATCCGAAGGGCGTCACCTACGAGCCGGGCACGGTCGGCGGGGTGCGGGGGGAATGGGTCCGGCCGAAATCCGGGCCCGGGCAGCGGATGCTCTACCTCCATGGCGGCGGCTTCATCGCCTGCTCGCCGCGCACCCACCGGCCGGTGACCGGCGCACTGGCCAACCGCGGCTTCACCATCTTCGTCCCCGATTACCGCCTCGCCCCCGAGCACCCATTCCCGGCCGCGATCGAGGACGTGACGGCGGTCTGGCAGGCGTTCAGCGCCGACGGCCCGGCCTGCGTCGCCGGCGAGTCGGCCGGCGCCAACATGGCCCTTGTGCTGATCGGCGAGGCGCGGGCTCGGGGCCTGCCGATGCCCTGGGCCGCTGCGCTGTTCTCGCCGGCCACCGACTTCGTCTCCGAGGACGGCTCGCGGCGCACGAACGCGTGGCGCGACGCGATGTTCGACCCCGGGGCGCTCGCGGTGATTCGCACGATGTATCTCGGGAGCGCAGACCCGGCCGATCCGCGGATCTCGCCGATCAACGCCGACCCGACCGGCTACCCGCCCCTCCTTTTCCACGTGGGCGAGCGCGAGGTCCTGCGCGATGATTCGGTTCGCATGGCCGAGAAGGCCCGGGCGGCCGGGGTCGTGACCGAGCTGAAGCTCTTCCCGGTCGTGGCCCATGCCTGGCAGTTCGCCGCCCACATGCTGCCGGAGGCGCGCACCTCCCTCGACGAGGCCACCGCCTTCCTGATGGCGCACGCACGCCGGAGCGCTACCGCGCCCGTGGGAGCTTCGCGATGA
- a CDS encoding NAD(P)/FAD-dependent oxidoreductase — translation MTAPATASVPETLEVLIVGAGFSGLAIAIRCRQAGIGPLRVIEKAADIGGTWRENTYPGAACDVPSHLYSLSFAPKADWSRMYAPQPEIQGYLRDTAERNGLMPLIQLGTAFTGATWDEARAVWHVKTDRGPLTARAIVSAMGGLHHPAYPDLPGRDAFTGPAFHTAAWDHAVDLAGKRVGVIGTGASAVQVVPELAKRAAHLTLFQRTPPWIMPKHDHAIPEATQARYRRLPFLRQLERARLFWLHELRALFGFTKVSKLTKQAEGLARHHLAKAVPDRALRAKLTPNYRLGCKRVLISDEYYPALQRPNVTLETGDIARITEGGVTTADGHAHALDAIVYATGFDVTGSFTRMDLVGRDGLRLTDAWADGMGAYQGITVAGFPNYFMLLGPNTGLGHNSIISMIEVQARHVLDCLEALRKGARAIEVRPEAQARFLDRIQTRLADSIWQTGGCRSWYLDAEGRNTTLWPDSVMAYRRSARRARMADYRLG, via the coding sequence ATGACGGCACCCGCGACCGCCTCCGTCCCGGAGACCCTCGAAGTCCTGATCGTCGGGGCCGGCTTCTCCGGCCTCGCCATAGCGATCCGCTGCCGGCAGGCCGGGATCGGCCCTCTGCGGGTAATCGAGAAGGCCGCCGACATCGGCGGGACCTGGCGGGAGAACACCTACCCGGGCGCGGCCTGCGACGTGCCCTCACATCTCTACTCCCTGTCGTTCGCCCCGAAGGCGGACTGGTCGCGGATGTATGCCCCGCAGCCGGAGATCCAGGGCTACCTGCGCGACACCGCCGAGCGCAACGGGCTGATGCCGCTGATCCAGCTCGGCACCGCGTTCACCGGAGCGACCTGGGACGAGGCCCGCGCCGTCTGGCACGTCAAGACCGACCGCGGCCCGCTGACGGCGCGCGCGATCGTCTCCGCCATGGGCGGCCTGCACCATCCGGCCTATCCCGACCTCCCCGGCCGGGACGCGTTCACGGGGCCGGCCTTCCACACGGCGGCCTGGGATCATGCCGTCGATCTCGCGGGCAAGCGCGTCGGCGTGATCGGCACCGGGGCGAGCGCGGTCCAGGTCGTGCCGGAACTCGCCAAACGTGCCGCGCACCTGACCCTGTTCCAGCGGACGCCGCCCTGGATCATGCCCAAGCACGACCACGCCATCCCGGAGGCCACCCAAGCGCGCTACCGGCGGCTTCCGTTCCTCCGGCAGCTCGAGCGGGCGCGGCTGTTCTGGCTGCACGAGCTGCGCGCGCTGTTCGGCTTCACCAAGGTGTCCAAGCTGACGAAGCAGGCCGAGGGACTCGCCCGCCACCATCTCGCCAAGGCGGTGCCCGACCGGGCGTTGCGGGCGAAGCTGACGCCGAACTACCGCCTCGGCTGCAAGCGCGTGCTGATCTCCGACGAGTACTACCCCGCGCTCCAGCGCCCGAACGTGACGCTGGAGACCGGCGACATCGCCCGGATCACGGAAGGCGGCGTAACCACCGCCGACGGCCACGCGCATGCCCTCGACGCGATCGTCTACGCCACGGGCTTCGACGTCACCGGGAGCTTCACCCGGATGGACCTCGTCGGGCGCGATGGCCTTAGGCTCACGGATGCCTGGGCGGACGGGATGGGCGCCTACCAGGGCATCACGGTCGCGGGCTTCCCGAATTATTTCATGCTGCTCGGTCCAAATACCGGGCTGGGCCACAACTCGATCATCTCCATGATCGAGGTTCAGGCGCGGCACGTCCTCGACTGCCTGGAGGCCCTGCGCAAGGGCGCCCGGGCGATCGAGGTCCGCCCGGAGGCGCAGGCGCGGTTCCTCGACCGGATCCAGACCCGGCTGGCCGACAGCATCTGGCAGACGGGTGGCTGCCGGAGCTGGTACCTCGACGCCGAGGGGCGCAACACAACCCTGTGGCCCGATTCGGTGATGGCCTACCGCCGCAGCGCCCGGCGCGCCCGCATGGCGGATTACCGGCTGGGGTGA